A window of Canis lupus baileyi chromosome 3, mCanLup2.hap1, whole genome shotgun sequence genomic DNA:
ctgtcctcccttTGCAGATGATGTGCTGACAAAAGACGCAGGGGAGTGTGTGATCTGCCTGGAGGAACTGCTTCAGGGGGACACGATAGCCAGGCTGCCCTGCCTGTGCATTTATCACAAAAGGTACGAAAGGGCCGCCAGGGCCAGCTCAGCCCCATCTGAGATCCCAGAGGGCTCCTTCCCTGAGGTGGGCAAGAGAAAGGCAGACCCTCATCACTAGCCGTCCAGTCCTCTTTGCTTGTGGGATGACCTCTCCTCCTGCCAAGGGCTCAAAGATCAAAGGTGTGAAAATGCCAAGTGCAGGGCAGAGCAGGTGTTTGGATAGTGAGGGCTGACAAGGAGACCTGTGGAGCGCCACAGGTTGGAGGCACTCAGGATCCCACCTGCAAGGTTGATTCTCCATCCATCTCCCTGAGCCTTTTCTTCTTCCATGGGCCCCTCTGCTCCACAGCGTGAGGACCTCATCTGTGCCAGAGGAGCAACATGGAGGGGTGTGCAGGCTGCCCCTGCACCCTTGCCTTCTCCCCAGAGGGCCAGAGGCAGGAATAGCTGATACCTGTGCAGCCACGGCTCTAAAAGCTACTATAATTAGCAGGGCTGAGAGTCGTCCTCAGGCTCCAGTATGAGCCTTGTTCTTGTTTCCAGCTAGAAAGAAGACACCTCCTTACCCAAGATGGGAGGACACTCTGTGCCATCTGCTCTTGGCTTCTTGAGTCCCAGAGCTGCTTCTGACACACAGGCTTTTTCAAAGCCTGACTCACAGGCTACTGGCCATGAGGCAGttgtggtgcctggcacacagatgTAGCTGGTGCACGAGAGGCTGGCTCTGGGAGAGAGGGTCTTGGCCTGGGCCCAGCACAGATTGCTCTAGTGCCCCAGGGAGGCACCACTCAGAACAAGAAGATGGAAATCTTTGGCTCTGGGGGAGAATTATGTAAATTATCAAAAATACCCAGATGTTGGCTTACAAATCAGAAAGCTATATTGGGGCAATCTCTGTTCCCTGTCTGGTTCAGATGGTCATTTCTATAAACACTAGAGACTAGGGTTTCACTGTCAGCCTCCTGTCTGGCCCTCCCCAGCAATGTCACTAAGCCAGAGAGGTGGTCCTGCCCTTCTCACCTTCTCCAAGAAAGGCTCCATGCCATCCACCACCCACAACTGACCAAGGCAGGTagagctgggtggggagggtgtctcCTGAGAAGTCCCATCAGGGAGGAAGCCTCAGGGCTGCCCCTTTGATCAAAGAGGGGGCTCTCAAGACCCTAGAGCTTAGAGCAACAGTCAGCCTGCTGGGTCTCAGTTCCTGTCCTCTGTGTGCTTTAAGCCGGAGACACGGTGGGCTTACTGGCCTGCTCCACTGTCCTGCCCTCACCTTCTCCCTGCTAGCTGTTGCCACCCTctgggctccatgcaggcaaGACCCTGGTCCCTCTCAAGGCCACAGTTCCTCCCACCCCCCGCAGCATCCAGATCCACCCAATCCTGTACCCACCATGCCAGGCTGATGCCTCAGGCTGAGCCAAGATCAGTCCTGGGgttctcccttcttcctgcttCAAAAAGTGGGTGTCTGGGGACACAGTTGTTTAGCAAGATTTAGCAAACCTCTACTCAGAAGCCTGACCTGGGAGAGCGCCCCCTAAGGAATGGCCTGGTCAGCCAGTAACATGtctccccttgcccacctccttGCCTCAGTTGCATAGATTCGTGGTTTGAAGTGAACAGATCTTGTCCAGAACATCCCGCTGACTGACCCTGCTGGGCTCGCTTGCTGACTCCTCTCAAAGGTGAGCCCATGGTTGGGGGTGCTCCAGGCTCAAGGCCTGGAGTCAGGTCACTCTGGGGCCTGGAAGATAGGGGGCTCAGTTGTCCTTACACACCCCACCAAGAGGGGAGCATCTTATCAGTTAGTGGTTCTGTTGGGGGAGGGGATGTGACTCCCCGGGAAGGATAGGAAATACAAACTCACATGGTTATGAAGGAGAACCTGCTCAGCAGAATTAGATTAGTTGGGAACAGACCAGTATATTCCagacatctaaaatgagtctctcctAAAATGAGGTTCAGAAAGATCCCTTGGAATGTGCCAGgtaggagaagcagcagcagcatgagCTCTGGGACCAGACACTGGGTTTGCACCCAGCTCTGCCTCGTGGTTGAGGAACAGCTCGAGCAAGTCCTGCCTCTCAGAGTCTCTGCTTCTTTTGGGACAGGGAGATAATCTCACACCCTATACCCATATGGACATTCCACTTATTAAACAAGACAGCTGTGGGATGGTCTGTTGTCCTCTGCAGTGCTCATCAGTGATCATTTCACTGCTGGTTCTTCCCGCCTGCAGgccacctgcctctctctctcacacatgcacGCGTACACACACACCGCTTCCAGATGAATCACTGCAGCAGGCCAGCGCAACCTTCCACACCAAATATGCACACATGGTCCCCTATGTAACCATGTGGTCTGACTTTCTATCTCTTCCCCAGGGAACCCTGCTTTTTTGCTGACCATCCTGTCCTGTCCCCCATCCTACCTGTCCCTTGTGAGTGCTGGGCTggcactttgtttttttctggcaaacaaacaaaaaacccagagaaaCTAAAACCCTGACTCCACCTCATTTCACAAAAGTTTTGgggcctcttttcttttctctctctctctctttctcttgtttttgtgtgtttgttttgttttcccttgttcttcattaggtttattttatttattccaagtAAACTCCCAGAACAGCTGATGATGTCAGACAAATCAGGGACATTTGCTCTTTTTACCTTCCCCTCAAAAACTGAGGACACggggagaagaaaaagcaagggtgagagtgaggcagagggacTAGGCCGGCGCCAGAATGGGAGTCCAAATCCCAGCGTGACGTTTGGCTTCGGGCCCCAGCGCAGAACCACAGACACCCGGCCAGCCTCGGCGGGATGCACGCCGCTGGACTCGGCCACTACAGCGCGACTTACATGTTCCGGTCCACACAGGGACAGCCAGCCCCCGTTCCCAAGAGGAGGCATCGGACACGGGCAGAGCTGAGCTGGGGACGCCAGTGGGAACAGGGCACCCCTTCTGCACTGACTTCCAGAAAATggttctccctttctccctgagGACACCAAATTGGACGACAGCGAGTTTGAGAGAAGAATCAACTGCTAtccttcccctcacccctcaTCCCGAGAGGGAAAGGGCATTTACTTTTACACCTTTGAAAGGCGTTGTGGGTCTGTCTAaagtgtttacaaaaaaaaaattataaaaaaaaagtctagtgtCGACTGGTGTTTTCCCTCGTGATGTTTACAGATTGCTGTCTGCTGCCCAGCTAGAACCCACTCGGTGATGGAGACGAGCAGGGCTACGCATTCTGCTGGCGCATGGTCTCCTCCTGCGCCTGGCGCCCTCCCATCAGCCCTCTATCACCAACTGCTCTGCCTTGggtggtttggtttttgttttggggttttttgtttttgtttttgttttttcggTTATCTTCCCCCCTCCATTTTTTTGGCTTGGTTTTGCACTTTTCTCCCCTGGGACCCTGATAATGTAACttcattgccaaaaaaaaaaaaaaaaaacacccatcaAGGagcttctcttctttccctttccctctcctccttccctcatgGTTCTGGTCGGTTCAGAGGATTTAACAATCACAAGTGTCCTGCAAAAATGCCGGAACATTTTTCTTAGAcccttgtggattttttttccccagaaaaaacTTAAACAGACAAAAGACTTATTAAAGGAATATGTACAGTTATCCTTGTTTTCAGGCAGTCTGTTTGAGAACATTTTAGCCATCGATGTTCACACGTGGCATCAGCCCATGCAAGATAggtttctgtatttatatattaaaatacaaaaaaaaaaccttataaaatgtttaaaaaaatgttcaaagctTGGGGGAAAAGCTTTCTTCATTAGTCAAGGTGTTTTGATATGGTATTAAAATGTCTAATAAAAGATGCACTGTGTGACTTTATTTTACTGAGGCATTGTTACACAATCAAGCAATGGAGGCTGAAGACCTGTCCCCCACTACCTCACCTACCTCCTTAGCCTTCCTCCAGGCTGCTATTTGGCACTACAGGAGTGTGAAGTGGTCCTTAGAACAGCCCTGCCTGAGCAGAGGGAACCTGGCAGGTCCCACCCGAGTCCACGAGGGCGACTGACCCTCCAAAGCATCGCGGAGTCAGTCTGCCATCACCTGTGGAGCGGTTGGGACAGAACTCCTCAGGAAAGATCTCCAGGGGCAGAAGACCTTGTGGCTAGTGGCGGCTGCAAGGATGCGGCTTCTTCCAGGTATTGGCCCagtccccgccctcctcctcagCTCCCCATCCCACGTCCCGTCCTGCCCTGCCTGTTGCTCAGTCTGCATCTCAGTGCTGACTCATGGGCATGCTTCATTGAGGCCCAGAAGGAGGCCCTGCTTTGGGGCTGAGCCAGCTCAGAGCCCTTGAACTAGAACCAGCCACTCAGGGCTCACAAGAGTTGGCACACCTCGAGCTGGGCGGGAAGCTCAGAGCAGGGGTAGGACGCATGCCCGGCCTCTGTCCCCGTGCCAGACAGGCTCCTGGAGCAGCATTCCAGAGTCTCCTGCAGAGCCTGCAAAGGAAAGCTCCGGAGGGAGATGCCTCCAAGCTTCTCCAATCACACCCCTCCTCGAGCCTCTCATGTGCTGTTGCCTCTGAGGGCTCTAACTCCGCcaggtcctggctctgccatcatCTTCTGTCACATGCTTCCTGaagcacctactctgtgcaaGGGCAGTGCAGGCCAGTAGACAAATGTGAACTAAGGGCCAGGCTTGCTAGGCATGTTCAGAGAACTGCTAAAGAATTTGTGGGTCTGAGCCTGGGCCTTAGTGTCAGATCCAACTGGCATGGGGACTCCCCGGGGACCATCCGTCCCCATGGCGGCGGCAAGAGCATGAGCTCTAAACTGCGTGTGGGTTCCTCTGGTAGAATGATGTGGGGGAGACAGCTTCATTCTGGATTTCAGATTCAATCGCATGTGAGTGGGGACAAAGCCGCCCAGCTCTGAGGTCACCGGGAGGGTCAGGGAGTCTGCCCGGAAGCCCCTGGCACATGCAGAGCAGGCTTCCTCATAGTTCTGTCATCGCAGAGAGCACTGTTCTATTCACAGCACCTCCTGCTTCTGCCTGGCAACTGTGTCTCCCTGTTCTAAATTTAATTCCTCTAGCAGAGCTGGCCCTGAAGATCTCCTTGCCTGACCCCTGGGCCTACAGGCAGAGGCCTTTATGACCACCTTGGCTTAGGCCCGGTGGCCCTGGCAGCACTCTGGGTGAGCCAAGTGGTCGTGacctgggggcggtggggggcaggCTGGAGCCCACGCTGGGTGCTGGGTGCGCTGGGCGCTATTCCAGGCTCCTGGGGCTGGTGCCTATCCCCACCCCCAGCGACTTCCACTCCCACCCAGCACACGGCAGCCCTCTGCTGGCTGCAGCGTCCTCGGAATCCACCCGGGTTGCCGGTTCCTCAGGTGAGGGTGGTCAGGGTTTGTCCAGGCTTCCCAGGTAGGACTGGTCTGTCGTTCATGTGCCATCCAGGCAGCTCTCCCAAGCTCTATCTTTCTGGGAGGGGAGGGAACCGGCAGGAACTGCAAGGTGGCTTCCATCCCCTCCCTCCAGTAAGGACCCAGGACACTTTGGGGGCTTCCTGGGCAGAAGCACCTCACTGAGACCATTCACCTAGCAGCCATTTCACAGTGTTGAGGTTTTTCTAACATTGTTCGGCTTAGGAGATAGATGCTAAATTCTATAGGTAAATGGTGTCAAGAAATGTGTAACTCAATTCCAGATGGTTCCCCAGAAAGTACACACACAAAGCAAATAAGGCAAAAATAGTCACTTGAATCTTCAGGGGCTGGTATTTCAGTGAACAGTGTGCTTGTTCTTTCAGCTCATCAAAGAAGAGTCATCCCCAGTAAGGGAGAACCCTCCATTGCAGACTTCTCCCCTGGGCTCGGGGGCAAGGCAATCCACGTGGAGGAAGGGTGTGAGTGAGCTGTGTGTCCAGATATATGAGGCTAACACTAGATCGGGTAGGGGGGTGGCTTGGGGAGAGCCATGAGGCTTGCCCCCACACCACCGCTTGGCACAGAGACTGCTCTCACACAGCACAGGGGTAGAAATGTACTAAAGGGGCAAACTGGGCTCAGTCCAGTAGTAGCTTCCAAGAACCAAGTTTGGCTGAGGAGTCCCAGAAGGCAgcctctgcccagggcctggaaggctgatggggagaggcagggaggggtccAGGGGGTGGAGGCAGCAAAGGAGCTCAACAGTGGCTTGTAAGGGTGAGGTGAGATGGGAAGGTCCCACCAGCCTCCCTGCTTTGATCAGGCCAAGGCCACGGGGCAAGGGAGACAAGCCCGCATGataggctcctgggatggagtttaAATGAGAGTTTCTGGGACCctgagcctcccccaccccaaccttgggaaggtggaagggagggaggtgtcCCTGGGCAGAGCGCTACAGGCCCCGTCGGAGGTTGAGTCCTGAGCAGATCCTATGGCGTCAGGCGCCCTCTCGTGGGCTTCGGAACAACTGACCAGTGTGCAGGACAAGTGGTGGGGCCAGAGATCCTAAGGGTCGGTAGGCCCAGGGGAGGGCAGATTCTGACTTTGAGGGTAAAAAGCTAGTAATATAATCCATCACACCAGGGAGAAGTAGAATacaaggagaaaatcttcacTTCAAACTGGCAACAGCCACTTGAACATGTTCAGAATGCTCTTAGGCCCAGGCCAGGCTCAGTTGGGTAGTCTGTCATGAGGGATGTGGGCTATGGTAAAGGCCTCGGGCACTGGGGTTTTCACCAGCAGATGGGACAGGGACCCTGTCCCTGAAAGCCACTTTCTGTAGCCTAAGCCATACTGGGCCCCTCccgggcaggggaggagggatgagAGACAAGGACAAAGGACAGAGAACGTGacggaggtggggagggcaggcacAGCAGGCCATTCAGTTACTGTCTGCTCACCTCCAGGCTGCTGCAAATGGGGTTCTGGTTTATTTCAGGGGCACAAGGAGACCCTCACCAGGAAAGGCATGTTCCTGTCACCAGGCAGGTGGAGTAGGGCTAAGGGAGCTGAGTCTCTGAGGCcttgcctccctccccccgcccccagctccccgGCAGCAGGGAGGACCAGACCAAGGGGAAGGCAGGTAAGGAGCCCAGCAGTTCTGAGCCAAGGCAGAACTGTCCTGTGACAAGAAGGAAGGTTCTAGAACAGGAGGTTCCACTGTCTGGAGCTTGTGGGCCAAGTCCTGGGAGCCCCTCACAGCACCTTGCCTGGGTTCATGAGGCCTTGGGGATCCAGCATGGCCTTCAGCTGCCGCATGGTCTCCATGCCCACAGCACCCACCTCCTCCTGGAGTAGCTGCTGCTTGCCCAGCCCAATGCCATGTTCCCCGGTGCACGTGCCATGGAGTGCCAGTGCCCGCCTGGGCGGCAGTGAAGAGATCCTCAGCAGGGtggtcctccccaccccccaccccactccctgccaAGGGCCCTGCTCTTACCTGCCCAGCTGTTCTCCAAAGGCCATGACCCTGCGGACCTCCTCGGTGTCCTCTGGGTCCACCAGCAGGATGCAGTGGAAATTGCCGTCGCCCACGTGTCCAACGATGGTTCCTGGGAGCCCAGAGGAcagagctgctgccccagccctgctgtcctccacttcccctcccctcccgcgtTTGGGGGTATGCAGACCTGTGAGTCCCGAGGCCTTCAGGTCCTCCTTGGTTTGCACCAGGATCTCCGGCAGCCGGGAGATGGGCACACACACGTCGGTGGAATAGCCCTAGGTGGGAGCAGGTCTGTGAGGCTGTCCCTGCTTGCCCCGTTGCCAGCCGGAGGTAAGAGGTCATTGTGGTCAAGGCTAAGAGCAGCTCAGAGGAGGCCTGGCCTCACCCACAGAAACTAGCTGCTCTGCTCTGGGCCTGTTGCCCCTGGACAACCGGACAAATGGCGGGAGGGTGAGTTCCCAGCCCTGCCCGCAGAGGCCCTCCCAGCTCCCACCTTGCAGGGACCCCTGCGGCCCCCTAGCTGCCCAGAGCCCAGTCAGCCTGACCCCTCCCACCTCATCATCTCCCTCGGGCCACCTCCGCGTTCACAGCCCCTAGGAGCGTGCCCAGGCCCCGCTCAGGGCCGGCGCCCCTCCTGAGGGTTCCGCAGACAACCACCTTCCCGCTTAGTGCCTGGGAAGAGCTGGGCAGGGCAGTGCTGCCCGGTGGGTCTCCGCCTGCTGCTCCagacagcggggggggggggggggggggggggctggggggccaccTCCGGCTCAGCCCGACTCACCTTGCAGCCGGGCCGCAGGGCCAGGGCCGCGTACCAGGCGCTGTGCCGTGCGGCCCACAGGCGGCGGCGCTCCTCAGCCTCCTTGgcccaggagaagagggaggctcCGTTGTGCCCGGCAATCTCCTCTGCAGGGGAGCAGGGTTTGTGGACACGGGGCCTCACTCGGCCAgcctgcgccccccaccccatggcaCCCCAGCACACCTGCCCGCTGTATCTGCTCGGCCAGCGCCTGCTCGGAACCGTGGAACTCGAGGAAGAGGGTGGGCGCCACGGGGCAGTTCAGCTGGCTGTGCCTGTTGCAGGCATCCATCATGACCTCATCCAGAAACTCTGGGGCCAAGGAGAAggccggggaggggaggcccagACTTCAAAGGCTGCCTCTTCCGGGGGGCCTACCTAGactgcccagcccccagctcaCCGATGCGGGCCACGGGCACTGCAGCTTGAAGGATGTGAACGGTGGTGTCTACAGCTGCCTGGACACTGGGAAACGCACAGGTGGCGGCCACCGTGGCCTCAGGGACAGGGTGCAGGCGCAGGGTGGCAGCTGTGATGAGTCCTAGTGTCCCCTCAGAACCCACAAAGAGCCCCGTGAGGTTGTAGCCAGCAGCGCTCTTCCTGGACCCCGGGGACACAGAAGGTAGGTAAGTGCCCAGCCATGAGACGATGGGTTTCTGGCCATAAGCCTGAGCTGGAAGCCCAGCATGGTCCCCCAGGCCCCCGCCAGGCGGGGACTTGGCCGGCCTGACATCGAGGCAGGTGTTTCCTTGCATAGCCCAAACTGGCCTGGTGCGGGAAGAACCCCAAACCTCAATGTCTCAGCCCCCTCAGAAGCCTGAGGAGGCCTCAGTTCCTGGGGGTCGAGGGTGCTCACCGGAAGTGACGGCCTAGGCCTGCGGTGTGAAGCAGCCGGCCGCCAGGCAGCACCACCTCCAGATTCAGCACGTTGTCACGCATTGTGCCATAGCGCACAGCATTGGTGCCCGAGGCCCCGGTGGCCACCatgccacagagagaggcatctGCGCCTGGGTCTGGAGGGCAGAGTGCAGGCAGAAGGCAGCCTGGGGCAAGTGCCCAGAGATACAGGGGTCCCCTCAAGCCCCCAAAACAGCCCTGCCACCTGGGAGCCCTCAGGGCCCCAGAGAAGGGCCTGAAGTTCTAGCCTACCCACAGGAAACCAGAGGCCACTGTCCCGCAGGTAGGTGTTGAGAGCTTTGCGGGTGACGCCTGGCTCCACCACCACAGAGAAATCTTCTGGATTCAGCTTCAGGATTCGGTCCATATGGGTCAGGTTGATGCAGACACCACCCTGACAGGAAAGGCGCCAAGTTGCTGATTGACCTCCGTCTTTCCAGGGCCAGGCCACATTCCATAGGACCCCATCTAGGGACTGACCTGGTGGCCACTCTGGAGCCCCCAGGCGGCAGGTAAGGCAGGGTGGAGGCAGCCACAAATGTGACACATGGGAGGGGGCCAGAGCCCAGGCAGGACAGTGGGGGgatgcgggggaggggggcgctgcATACCTGCACTGCACAGACGCCACCTTCAAGCCCCGTGCCAGTGCCAAATGGGATGATGGGCAATCCTTGGCTGTAGCACAGGGCTGCCAGCCGGCTGACCTGTTCCACATTCTGGGGCCACACCACAACGTCTGGAGGTTGGCACCTAGAACCAGACCCTCAGCAATTTCTGGGAGCATGGCACCCTCTAGTCCTGCTCTTGTCTAAGGAGCCCCAAGATATCACAGGGCCTGAGGCTACACGACGGGGGAGGGATGGATGTGCAGGAGAGGTAGAGAATGCCAGAGCCCCCCTAAGACAGATGGGTGGGGGAGAAGACAGTCCAGGACTCTTACTCCCAGCAGCCCAGCCCCCCTGGCTCTGATGGGGGAGGGCCCCCACACCTGTGCATGGACTCATCGTGTCCGTGCTGCTCTCGGTGGGCGGCAGCCGTGGACACGTGAGAGCTCCCCACAACTGCCTTCAGAGCCTCCACAAAGCCTTTGCTGAGCTCACCCTGCAAAGGAAAAACACACTGCCAATCACTCGGAGGCACCTGTGGCAGGTCCCGGAGTGGGGCAGGGAATGCAGGCAcctctgtcctccctgccccccactgaCAGCACCGGAGGGCCAGCGCAGCCAGGCCTCGCCACTGGGCCCACTGGAAGCAAACCCACTCTACAAGAATGCCCCTTTCCAAACAGAGCCATCGAAGTCAGTGTTTCACTTGGGAAAACACACCACGTGGGTAAAAATAGGAACCAGATTCACTCTACAAAAAAGGAACATCCCAGGGTTCCATAACATAGTGGATGTTAAGTCCACAGTCAAGCCCTGCCTTAGTGGCTTGAAAGGTTACTTATCTCTGCATTTCCTCCAACACTGTCCCAGGGACACCAGGGAACACTGAGCTAGAGATAAAGGAAGGACGGGAAGGAAAAGCTCTGTTGCCAGTCAACTGAGGTGcaccccatccccaccatcctTACCTCCCGGGCATTGTTTCAAAATGTGTCTGTACATTTGGGATCCCCAAAGAGGGCGCCCTGGAGCCCACAAGCTTTTGATTTTACACCCCCCAGCGCCATTTGTAGGcagcggggtgggtggggggcctAGGCCGCCCATCTCACTCAACaacaccctcccctcctccttcccctcccacccccccccccccccccccgcttggcATGGAGTGAGCCCCGTGATCctctgctcaaggtcacagggcACTGGTACAGCAAAAGCCTGCTGGAAACTTGGCATCTGACCCCCCACCCTCCAGTGGGCCCCCCCACCTACCTGCGCCCCCCTGGAGCAGTAGCCCCTCCGGGGGAACAGCCCCAAAGTTGCAGCAGCCCGGAGCAGACTGGCCATCTCTCGGCAACAGCCAGAAGGCCACTGAGGCAGGTGGCCAAGTGGCCGCACCAGAGAATTGaatgggaggagggtggggagggcgggATTGCTTAAGGTCGCACGGCCTTAAGGTGGCCCCACCAGACCTTGCGGAGTCAAGCAGGGCAGCAGGCACGCGTCAGTACTTCTGCAGGAGAGGTGAGGCTCACCGCACACACAGGGAAACAGCATAGCAGCCTCTCGCTGCTTAACGCCCCGTGCTCTGTGGTGGCTTCCCTTGGTCTTTCAAAAGAAGGCAGGCTCCACGCCATGGCCTTAAAGGTCCTGCTGGTTCCTGCTGTCCTCTCCACCTACCCCACGTCTTTCCAGTCTCCTCTTTATCCTCTAAGTTCCCATTTCCCTTGGGTTCCTGTATCCCCTGAGCTCCAGGTCAGTTTAGGGCCTTGGCGCACACCCTTCCTCTCTCTTATCCTGCAAGTGTCAGCTTGTCTCACAGAAGAGACTGAGAGCAGGACTCTGAGGTGGACCGTgcatggagggcagccccggtggcgcagcagtttagcgccgcctgcagcccagggcgtgatcctggagaccctggatcgagtcgcacgcacgtcaggctctctgtatgatgcctgcttctccctctgcctgtgtctctgcctctctctctctgtctctatgaataaataaataaaatctaaaaaaaaaaaggaaagtgcatGGAGGCAACTTCGGGATGGGATGGAATAGGGTGGTGAGGCAAGCCAGGAAACTCCCTGGAAGAGGAGAGCTAAGGATGTGCAGTAGTTCACCAGCTCTGTGAAGAAGACGACAGCGGTCCCTTCATCTCCACCCTCCGGTTGGGTGGATTTCAGATCCATCCTGCAGTGATGTGGCTGCCGCTCTTGAAACTCTTCCAAGCTCCGTTTTCCCTCCACAGCAAATTTGGAGAAGCATGTTGCTAACATTACTAAGATAAAGCTAttcccagctttgtttttcttctcaattGAATCACGAATACAAACTCCTACTTGGGTCCTTCTCCCCAACCACATTTGAATGAATTCACATTTCCATTCTCAGCGTGATGCTTAACTGgcttgtctcaaaaaaaaaaaaaaaaaaaagtctctttcacAGTTGGTTAGTTCAAATCAACATCCAGTGAAAGTCCACACAATGCATTTGGTTAACATGTCTCATAAATCTCTTTTCATCTCTAGCagtttccctccccccacctcacttTTTTCTATGctatt
This region includes:
- the LDHD gene encoding probable D-lactate dehydrogenase, mitochondrial isoform X2, translating into MASLLRAAATLGLFPRRGYCSRGAQLSVPWCPWDSVGGNAEGELSKGFVEALKAVVGSSHVSTAAAHREQHGHDESMHRCQPPDVVVWPQNVEQVSRLAALCYSQGLPIIPFGTGTGLEGGVCAVQGGVCINLTHMDRILKLNPEDFSVVVEPGVTRKALNTYLRDSGLWFPVDPGADASLCGMVATGASGTNAVRYGTMRDNVLNLEVVLPGGRLLHTAGLGRHFRKSAAGYNLTGLFVGSEGTLGLITAATLRLHPVPEATVAATCAFPSVQAAVDTTVHILQAAVPVARIEFLDEVMMDACNRHSQLNCPVAPTLFLEFHGSEQALAEQIQRAEEIAGHNGASLFSWAKEAEERRRLWAARHSAWYAALALRPGCKGYSTDVCVPISRLPEILVQTKEDLKASGLTGTIVGHVGDGNFHCILLVDPEDTEEVRRVMAFGEQLGRHTQRQRHRQREKQAPCRKPDVGLNPGTAGSCPESKASAQPLSHPGIPVLYFR
- the LDHD gene encoding probable D-lactate dehydrogenase, mitochondrial isoform X6, with the protein product MASLLRAAATLGLFPRRGYCSRGAQLSVPWCPWDSVGGNAEGELSKGFVEALKAVVGSSHVSTAAAHREQHGHDESMHRCQPPDVVVWPQNVEQVSRLAALCYSQGLPIIPFGTGTGLEGGVCAVQGGVCINLTHMDRILKLNPEDFSVVVEPGVTRKALNTYLRDSGLWFPVDPGADASLCGMVATGASGTNAVRYGTMRDNVLNLEVVLPGGRLLHTAGLGRHFRKSAAGYNLTGLFVGSEGTLGLITAATLRLHPVPEATVAATCAFPSVQAAVDTTVHILQAAVPVARIEEIAGHNGASLFSWAKEAEERRRLWAARHSAWYAALALRPGCKGYSTDVCVPISRLPEILVQTKEDLKASGLTGTIVGHVGDGNFHCILLVDPEDTEEVRRVMAFGEQLGRHTQRQRHRQREKQAPCRKPDVGLNPGTAGSCPESKASAQPLSHPGIPVLYFR